The genomic segment CATCAGGGGGCAGGAACATGGTTTCTGTTGCCCTTGCAACTGCTGCTGCCGGTATTATCGTAGGGGTTGTAGCTCTTGGACTTGGTGGTCTTATCACCCAGATTATTGATACAATTTCTATGGGCAATATCTTTTTAATGCTGATTATTACAGCTTTGGCAAGCCTGATTATCGGCATGGGACTGCCTACAACTGCAACCTATATTGTTATGGCATCCCTTACAGCACCTGCTATTGTTGAGATTGGCGGATATAATGATTTTATCGTGCCCTTGATATCAGCTCATTTGTTTTGTTTTTATTTTGGAATTCTTGCAGATGATACCCCGCCTGTGGGACTTGCAGCCTATGCTGCTGCTGCTATTGCAAAATCTCCTCCTATCCAGACAGGTTTACAGGGGTTTATGTATGATATTAGAACTGCAATACTGCCTTTTATGTTCATTTTTAACAGCGATCTGATTCTTTACAATATCAATAGCTGGCCCCAGGGCATCCTGATTTTTGTAATGGCCTGTATGGGAAATTTTGCCTTTGCATCAGCAACTCAGGGATGGTTTGTTGCAAAAAACAGGTTTTATGAAATACCGCTTTTCCTGTGTGTTACATTTATTTTAATGCGCCCTGATGCTGTAGCACCGATAATGGGTCTTGCCCATGAACAGCGTTACTGGGCATATCCTGTCGGTTTGGCCCTGTATGCTTTTATCTATCTTATTCAGCGCCCCAGAATTCCCAGGCCCGCTGATCTTGCTGTATCATCAGCATAATAAAGTAACAAAAAGGGGGAAAGATATGAGTGAATTAAAAAAAATACTGGTTGCTCTGGGTATTACAGATTATTCTCAAGGTATATTTCAATATGGGTTAAATCTGGCAGCAGCTTTTGATGCAGAGCTTATTGCTGCAAATATTATCAATGTGCGTGATGTGGAAGCAGTCAGGAGTATTGCATCAATGGGATATGATGTTGACGGGGAGCATTATGTTGAAGGTGTCAGAAAGGAACGGAAGCTTTTTATAGATAATATTATTAATAATTCAAATCTGGGAAATTTTTCCAGGGAGAAGATCAAGATTATTGTTAAAGTGGGAAATCCTATTGAATCATTGTTAAAGATTATTGTTAAAGAAAATGCAGATATGATTGTAATGGGACCAAAAGGGCGTACAGATCTGGAGCATGTTCTTGTCGGGTCTGTGGCTGCAAAGCTTTTCAGACGTTCTCCTGTAACAGTTGTATCATATAAAGATGAAAAACTTTCCCGGCAGTTAATGAAAAAGATCCATTAGCCCGGCAATACTGGTTACGAACTTGAAGTTCTTGTTTGCCTTTTATCGGAACTTATAGTTCTTTTTTTCATTATTAGTATTTTATCAATAATATTATCTTGATAGCTGCTGATAAATTATCTGCTTAATACAGCCTGGTTTTTGATTTAGGAATCAAAAGTTCCTTATTATATAAAGATATTTATGGACCCTGGTTAAAATGTTTTTTGATTCTATTTATCAGCCTTGAATGTCTATAGCCTTGAAGATGCAAATGTGATATTAATCCTTAATAAGGTATGAATTTTGCATAAAGCAGGTAAAACTGAATTTTTAAATTATTAAATATATCTAATAGATTTATCAGATCCAGGGGAAAAAATATGGAAAATTATAGAGAAGATATTGAACAGGTTCAGGAAGAAAAAATAACATTTCGAAAAAAAAATAAAAAAAAATCAGGCAGAACCTGTAAATATTGTGGTAAAGATCCTTCTCCCAACTATTTTTATTGTCCTTCCTGTCATCACAAGGTAAGCCGTTCTGGTGATGAGTATGAAGATGTGAAAATAGCATAAGTGGCTTATAAGCAAAATGACATAAATTGGATAAAGATAACAGAAAGGAAGCTGCAGCATGAAAAAAGATGATATTATAAATGAACTGGCAAAGGTTCTTAATTCAAAAAAAGATGCAAAAACTGCTTTGGAAAGCCTTATAACATGTATTACCGAAGCATTGAAAAGAGGGGAAAAGGTTACTCTGACAGGATTTGGAACCTTTGATGTAAATGATAGAAAAGCTAGAAAAGGAAGAAATCCTCAAACTGGAGAACCTATTGATATCAAGGCATCAAGAGTACCCCGTTTTGCTGCCGGCAAGACCTTGAAAAATGCTTTGAACTAATATTATTCAGAAAACTAACCTCTGATTGTTTTTTTGACATTCAGAGGCTGTTTAAATTACGGGTTCAACAGCTCTTTAATTGTATCAATAATTTCTTTACGCTCAAAAGGTTTTTCAAAAGCTTTTTGAACACCAAAAGCCTCTGCTATCTTCAAAGCATCAAAATCTCCTTTCCAGCCTCCGCCTGAAACAGCAATAATTTTAATATCAGGATTATCACGCCTGAGTTCAATAATAGTTTCAATTCCTTCTTTGTCAGGCATAAAAATATCTGTAATAACAAGATCAATTTCTTGATCCTGGTAAATTTTAATTCCTTTATTGCCGTCAGAAGCTTCAAATACGTCATATCCTTCTTTTTCCAGCATATATCTTACCATTTTACGAAAACCATCATCATCATCAATTATCAAAATATGCGCCATAATTTTCACCATTATTTATTATTTAAAATCATCCAGATTTAATTAAAGGAAGGTAAATATTAAATATACTGCCAGCACCAGGCTCACTTTTAACAGAGATAAATCCTTCATGCCTTTTTATGATACCATAAACAATAGCCAGCCCCATGCCACTGCCTTCTCCTACGTTTTTAGTTGTGAAAAAAGGCTCAAATATACGGTCAGCAATCTTTTTTTCCATGCCTGTTCCTGAATCACTGATACTTAATTTTGCATAGTATCTTGATTTTGCATCTTTTAAGACTATATCATAATCAATGTCAACCTTTTCAAGGCTTATCTCAAGCAGTCCTCCGATTTCAGACATGGCATCTCTTGCATTAACCCCCAGGTTAAGTATTACTTGATGAATCTGATTTGAATTTCCCAGGATCAAAAGTTTTTCATGAGCATGATATCGAATTTCAATTGTTGAGGCCATTAAAGGAGTCAGCATTTTAACAGCTTGTTCAACTACTTCATTAATCCAGACTTTTTTATGTTCT from the Desulfonema limicola genome contains:
- a CDS encoding universal stress protein; translation: MSELKKILVALGITDYSQGIFQYGLNLAAAFDAELIAANIINVRDVEAVRSIASMGYDVDGEHYVEGVRKERKLFIDNIINNSNLGNFSREKIKIIVKVGNPIESLLKIIVKENADMIVMGPKGRTDLEHVLVGSVAAKLFRRSPVTVVSYKDEKLSRQLMKKIH
- a CDS encoding response regulator, which encodes MAHILIIDDDDGFRKMVRYMLEKEGYDVFEASDGNKGIKIYQDQEIDLVITDIFMPDKEGIETIIELRRDNPDIKIIAVSGGGWKGDFDALKIAEAFGVQKAFEKPFERKEIIDTIKELLNP
- a CDS encoding HU family DNA-binding protein, which translates into the protein MKKDDIINELAKVLNSKKDAKTALESLITCITEALKRGEKVTLTGFGTFDVNDRKARKGRNPQTGEPIDIKASRVPRFAAGKTLKNALN